The sequence below is a genomic window from Actinokineospora baliensis.
GACTTCTACTCGTCGCGCAACCACGCCGAGAACGTCGGCCGCATCTTCCGGCCCGACACCGACCCGATCTTCCCCAACTGGAGCCACCTGCCCGTCGGGTACAACGGCCGCTCCGGCACCGTCGTCGTCTCCGGCACCGACGTCGAGCGCCCGCACGGGCAGCGCAAGGGCGACGACGGCCCGGTCTTCGGTCCCAGCGTCCGCCTGGACATCGAGGCCGAGATCGGTTTCGTGTGCGGCGGGCCGACCGCGCGCCGCGTGTCCACCTCGGCCGCCGCGGACCACGTGTTCGGCGTGGCCGTGGTCAACGACTGGTCCGCCCGCGACATCCAGGCCTGGGAGTACGTGCCGCTGGGCCCGCACCTGGGCAAGTCGTTCGCGACCTCCATCGGCGCCTGGATCACCCCGCTGGAGGCCTTCGCCGCCGCCCGCGTCGAGGTGCCCGACCCCGGTCACCCCCGGTTGGACTACCTGGTCGAGGACACCCACTGGGGCTTGGACATCCAGCTCCAGGTGTGGTGGAACGGCACCCTCGTGTCCAAGCCCGACTTCGCGGGGATGGCGTTCTCGTTCGCGCAGCAGCTCGCGCACATGACCGTCAACGGCGCCACCGTGCGCGCGGGGGACCTGTTCGCCTCCGGCACCATCTCCGGCCCTGAGAAGCACCAGCGCGGCTCGTTCCTGGAGCTGAGCTGGGGCGGCAAGGAGCCGATCACCCTCGATGACGGCAGCGAGCGCACCTTCCTGCAGGACGGCGACACCGTGGTCATCACCGCGACCGCGCCGGGCCCCGGCGGTTCTGTCATCGGCTTGTCCGAGGTGACCGGGACCATCCTGGCCGCGGGGGACTGACCAGTGCCCGGCATACGGTCGACGGGACCGGTTACCCGACAGCCGGTCCCGGTGGCCAAGGAGAGTTCGCTCACCCTCGACCGCGGCCTGGCGTTGCTGCAGGCAGTGGCCGACTCGGACACCGAGGCGCCGACCATAAGCGACCTGGCAGCGGCTATAGGCGCGAGCCGGGCCGCTGTGTACCGGCTGCTCGTGCCGTTGCAGGCGCGCGGTCTTGTCCGGCGTGAGGGCTCCAAGGTCCGCCTCGGCCTCGGTTTACTCCAGCTCGCCGCGAAGGTCGCCCCGCAGTTGCGGGTCGCGGCCCTCCCGGCGCTGCGGGAGCTCGCCGAGGCAGTAGGCGCGACCGCTCACTTGACGGTCGCCGACGGCGACGAGGCCCAGGCGGTTGCCGTGGTCGAGCCCTCGTGGACCACCTACCACGTGGCGTACCGCGTAGGCACTCGTCACCCGCTACACAAGGGCGCCGCAGGTAAGGCGATCACGATGCGCCCGGGTGAGCCGGGCTGGTTGGGCTCGGTCGGCGAGCTGCAGCCCGGCGCCTACGGGATAGCGGCACCGGTTCGCGGGGTGCTCGACCTACGCGCGAGCGTGGGTGTTGTCACCTTCGAGCCCTTGGACGGCATGGTCGTAGGGCCGAAGGTGATCGCTGCCGCTGCCATCATCGCCGAGTCGCTACGGTAGCCCGTGGTTCCTAGGGATCAGAAGATCGCTTCGTAGGCGGCGAACAGCGCGAATCCGGCGAACACCACTCCGGCCACCCGCTGGATCAGGTGCGGCTTGATGCGCTCGGCGATCTTGCGCCCCACGAGC
It includes:
- a CDS encoding helix-turn-helix domain-containing protein; protein product: MAKESSLTLDRGLALLQAVADSDTEAPTISDLAAAIGASRAAVYRLLVPLQARGLVRREGSKVRLGLGLLQLAAKVAPQLRVAALPALRELAEAVGATAHLTVADGDEAQAVAVVEPSWTTYHVAYRVGTRHPLHKGAAGKAITMRPGEPGWLGSVGELQPGAYGIAAPVRGVLDLRASVGVVTFEPLDGMVVGPKVIAAAAIIAESLR
- the fahA gene encoding fumarylacetoacetase, translating into MSWIDDPAFAEDKPFGPQTLPYGVVETAECPAVAVRVGDHALPLRPIADEFTAELAELVAADSLDPLLAAGRPAWSALRARLTELVKATAAPDGAVLLPLSETKTRLPFTVGDYVDFYSSRNHAENVGRIFRPDTDPIFPNWSHLPVGYNGRSGTVVVSGTDVERPHGQRKGDDGPVFGPSVRLDIEAEIGFVCGGPTARRVSTSAAADHVFGVAVVNDWSARDIQAWEYVPLGPHLGKSFATSIGAWITPLEAFAAARVEVPDPGHPRLDYLVEDTHWGLDIQLQVWWNGTLVSKPDFAGMAFSFAQQLAHMTVNGATVRAGDLFASGTISGPEKHQRGSFLELSWGGKEPITLDDGSERTFLQDGDTVVITATAPGPGGSVIGLSEVTGTILAAGD